The following is a genomic window from Mustela erminea isolate mMusErm1 chromosome 2, mMusErm1.Pri, whole genome shotgun sequence.
TACCATTGAAAAGATTAAACCTTATTTGATCTTTTCtcaactgggtgtggtgcaaaaataatgaatactgttatgctgaaaataaaaaataaattaaaaaaaatattaagaacatgAAATTACCAATTCTAAaccactttaaaatgtttatctttacTAACtgaagattttcatttaaaaatttaaaaatatttagaaatttggtatttttaaataaatgttagatgGCACTTTTATTGAATTGGCAGTGAATGCCAGCAGGCATCCACAACAAACTTGGTAATGTTTGTTAGTAGAGGAAGGCAAGAATAGAAGCAATGGTTCAAGGCACCTATGTAAATAAGGTCTTACTGGAATGCTTATCAGAAAAGTAAAGAGTCTTCTTATCAAGGTACTTGGGTATAAGattaaattttcttcaaagaatgaaCCTCTATTCCCAACTAGGATGACTTGatatcatcacacacacaaaattgaaaatgagcaaaattcaaataaatgaatcaagaaaATCCACAGGATTATGTATTTTTGTAAActgactttttcatttcttacagcagatattaaaaataagcaatttctacaaaaattacagaatattGTGTAATGAAGCTACAGCTACAATTCATCTAGACATCTGATATAATGTCTATTAATTCCTTGTGCACATAGCAGAGATCTCAATTCCCTGATACTATCTTAACAATCCATTTACCAGCATTATGAAATATTGTTCAAATATTTGAACACTTTGATAGACTGGATTATCCAGAAAGAGATGTCAAGGCTTGACATACCTACTACACTTCCCAGTCTTCCTGCTCAGTCTTCTTAAGAACTTTCTGCTTTTGAGGTAAATACTTCTCAACACAGTGATTCAGAGGCCCAATAAATTCAAGTTGGCATATGAGTCTCACATAGATTCTCATGGTAGGTAGGTATTTACAAAACATATTAATAAAGCTTGAAAAGCAAGATACTTTTACAAGATTTACTATAGGCTGTGATAAGATACTCCACAGACAAAAGTTTCACTTAGAAATTATTGAGACTATAAAACTCTGAATGTAACAGAAGACGATACacattgtgtgtgtatttgagttGTTCGAAGTATTTTGAATCACAACATCAAAGCCATCTAAGTAAAAGCCTGAAAATTCTGAGTTTAAAATTGACTTTGAAATGACCCTCAAGACTATAAACAAAGTGagatattgggggaaaaaagtctaaaCTTCTATTCTTAACatgtaaagaaatgtaacaaatccatacaaataaaaaacccaaaaggaaaacAGACGAAGATCATGAAACGTCAGTTCATCAGTTCACAAATATGaaaacacagatggccaacaaatacAAGAAATGCTATTTAACTtttgtagtaataaaaaaaaagtaaccacgAAATATTTTGCTTTACATATCATTTTGAATTAGCTGACAACTTAAACAAAATCTCCTGATCTTGGGAGTATAGGAAAATGGACAGTCCTCCACACTGATAGTGGAATTGTAAATGGCACAAGTTTTCTGGAGAgcatttgggaaatatttatcaaaaattattttaaattactagcCCTTTTCAACATTAATTCCAATGAACTacacattttcttaagaaaagcaTTGGATATCTGTAAGCATAGATAAATTTGCAAGGATGTTTATCTCCAAGTTGtttatgacagagaaaaaagggtgggggtagggaacaATCTAATAACCTTTATCTGTATCAAGAGAAAATTCATTATATTATAGTACAAACATTGAAGGGctaaaactcattaaaattataatgcaaataattttttgtgGATCTGGAAGTTGACTATGGCATATTGTAAAATTAAACAAGTAATTTGAAATAAGgttataataattctatttttgttaaattatctatgtgtacatgtataaAAAATTGGGAGGATATGCAACAAGTTTTAACAGAAGATTTGTCTGCATAATAGTATTTTATGTTGCTGTTAAGTTTTTCAATGTCTAAAAGAgacttttaatttagaaaatgtgCCATGAACAAACATatagtatatacaaaaataaatagaaacagattttcttattctttcatagCTAAACTATTGCCAAAGACAATCTTTTAATATATCTTTTGTACTGGTAATATAAGAAACAAGCTTTGAATATATGGTTGCAGGAAACCTCTAAgcagagtaaaaaataaataaataaaatagaatagcaataagaagaacaaagctatTCCAGACACCATTggtaaaacagaattttaaaagtaattatttaaatgttaataaataactCTTGTCTCTGTTTCCAAGGTGGATTTCAAATAGCACATAGTGAATCAAGTAACACAGATCAAgggtaagagaaagaaaggtcTGGAAATGGGACtaaaaattattctagaaaaCAGGCAAATTAATGTGATTTCAATTTATCAGAAAATTAGTGAGCTTCTGACAAATTGAGGTTAAAACCGAATCTTAATGGGTTATGTTTCTCTCATGTTCTAATAAAAAGAGACATgagttcataaaaataaagaaacatacctttctcaaccctgagatcgtatcattacatcaaaaaatataaaatagagctTGAAAAAGAGTTGTTAAACAGAATTTCTATATTCTCTATATATGACTTTTATAATATTGGTGTCTGGTAAAAACTTAAGGCATAATACTAACCTGATAGGTATGAAGAGAATTAAGACCAAGCCAACTTTTCTCACCTTAATTGACAAAAGTTTAAAGCTTAAGGAATATAGACATTAAAGTTTTACTACTCAAGTCCCAATTTTGATAATTAGCAAGCACATGAATTATATATAGTCTACCAATGGAAAGAAGAGCTAAATGCCCTATAAATCAGGTTTGTAGGCAACATTAAAAATCTCCATCATTAAtttcagccatcagaaaacaaCCATGTCAGGATATAACTTCAAAAGAAATTCAACTATTTCCCACTACtttaaacattaattcaaaatggaaattagaTGTTGAATTTATACTAGCCATTCTTAAAcctttggtttctttaaaaagcttagatgagaaattagagaatttgtttatgaaaataaattactttgtGATTCTTAGTTATAAGAActattttagcatattttcatagaagaaattaaagatagcAACAttactaaaataagaaagaaaatatgaataaacccAAATAATTACCTCACTTCATGCGGctcaaaatgtaataaaaatatatctagttACACTTATTGCTACTGATACTGAAtcaaaatcagagaaatacacaatattttaattagaagatgtgcctctgtaaaatgaatcaagcttccaagattcatttattttttccacacaagaaaaaaatagctttgaATACAAAACCTTTTATCACAAAGTTTACTAAATTAAGTGGCCATCAGCTGGGGTTTGGAATTTTCTCAGGATAATTCAGGCAGAGATCACTATCATTCCAACGCCTGCTGCAAACACTGGCTGGTGCAGTAAGTTTTCTCTCCTAGGGCCTGTGGGCCAGGGCAATGTAGAGTGGCTTGGAGCCCAAGATTCGCCCATTCATCTCAGCCATTGCTTTAGTGGCCTCCTCAGGACAAGAGAAGCAGATCAACCCAAACCCTTTGCTTCGCCCTTCTTCCCGCATTATCTTGACTCTGCTAATTGatccaaatgaagaaaattccCTCCACAGTTTTTCATCATCGATGGTATCATCGAGGTTCTTAATGTAGAGCTTCATGCCCCGGCTTCTCCGAAATCTTTCCTGTTTCAGCTGCTCAAACATTTGCTTCAACTCAGCCTGCCGCTCTGATTTCTTTTGCGCCCGGCCTACAAAAAGCAGCTGTCCGTTTATGtcctttccattcatttcttcaacaGCTTTTTTGGCAGCCTCATGGCTATCAAAACTCACAAAGCCAAAGCCTTTGGATTTCCCACTGGAATCTGTCATCACCTTAACACTCAGGGTTTTGCCGTATTTACCAAAAACTTCCTTCAGTCTCTCATCATCCATGTCATCGCCAAAGTTTTTGATGTAAACATTGGTGAATTCATTGACCTTGTTTTGGAGCTCAGCTTCCCGATCTTTACGGTTTTTGAATCGGCCAACAAACAGCCTGCA
Proteins encoded in this region:
- the PABPC4L gene encoding polyadenylate-binding protein 4-like, producing MNVAAKYRQASLYVGDLNADVTEDLLFTKFSAVGPVLSIRICRDLVTRRSLGYAYVNFLKLADAQKALDTMNFDMIKGKPIRLMWSQRDAYLRKSGIGNVFIKNLDKSIDNKTLYEHFSAFGKILSSKVMTDDQGSRGYAFVHFQNQVAADRAIEEMNGALLKDCRLFVGRFKNRKDREAELQNKVNEFTNVYIKNFGDDMDDERLKEVFGKYGKTLSVKVMTDSSGKSKGFGFVSFDSHEAAKKAVEEMNGKDINGQLLFVGRAQKKSERQAELKQMFEQLKQERFRRSRGMKLYIKNLDDTIDDEKLWREFSSFGSISRVKIMREEGRSKGFGLICFSCPEEATKAMAEMNGRILGSKPLYIALAHRP